The Candidatus Neomarinimicrobiota bacterium DNA segment CGCAATCATCAAGCGGAAAGATAAAGCCTGAACTTCCCCCAAAATATCAGGTGAATCAGGGTGATAGTCGCCATGTAAATTCCTCTTCATTAGCCCAGCCATAAATGGCTGGGCTATCTCATACAACTCACTAATATTTTCCATTTTACTAATAGTATAGAGACTATCTAGGTGTTATTTGAGCGCGGTCATGGCGAGCGAAGTCTCGCTGAAAGCGGTGGCGCTGACTCGCACTCTATGTGTCACTCTGATTCCCGAAGCTTCGGGACGAAGAGTCCCGGACAAATGAGCGCATCCTGCAAATCTGTTCCTTATAGCGGGACTACTATTAACCCTCCTTAAATATGCGGCGAGTCTCAAACCCGCGCCTACAAAACCTCCGTCACCCTGAGCGCCCGCCCGACGAATGTCAGGCGGGAAGTCGAAGGGTATAACTCTTTCATATTATGCTTCGTCTCCCTCACCAGAGGCTCCCCGGAGCGCTCAGCATGACGGTAATAGTTTAAATTCATTTTCTCAAGGCTGATTTTGAAAAACGGCTTTCCGGAATATGCTTGTCAAATTCCACCTTCAGTATCACCCATTCTGTTCCCCTGCTGTTTGATTTCAATTCATCCTTAAACACCCATACTTTCGGGTACCACCTGTCACCTATCTGCATTATCTCCTTTATGCTTAAGGACTTGATCAATTTTCCGCTTTTTGCGAAGAGCTCTTCCCGCAGCGGTATCATTCGTTCTTTGTCTATCCACACCTTTCTTGAATTATACGCCAGTCCATCCCGCCTCGCACTGAGTAAGATAACCCAGCAATCTTTGCCGTCGATAGATTCTTGATCTACTATCGTGGATTCATA contains these protein-coding regions:
- a CDS encoding outer membrane lipoprotein-sorting protein, translating into MSAKTTILESKMIVHGRRASRTISSRSWMLGRDKAFTEYLAPAREKGTKMLKIKNNMWTYSPQTDRIIQISGHMLRQSVMGSDLSYEDMMEDPKLYDDYESTIVDQESIDGKDCWVILLSARRDGLAYNSRKVWIDKERMIPLREELFAKSGKLIKSLSIKEIMQIGDRWYPKVWVFKDELKSNSRGTEWVILKVEFDKHIPESRFSKSALRK